One Malassezia vespertilionis chromosome 6, complete sequence genomic window, CACTTTTCCGTACGGCGTGGTGGCGACAAGCATCTTGCGGAATCCAAAGCGGTCGTGGAAGAGAGTCGCGGCCGTGTCGTTGCTCACtacgcgcggcgcgcccgaCTTAGGTGTGTGCTTGGAGAGCTGTAGCGGCGTGTAGGTTTGCAGCTGGCGGGGCGCGttgctttggcgcgcctcTGTCAGCATCGCCACGAGTTTGTCCAGGCCCGAGGCGGCATGGATGTCGATAAAGATGCGCAGAATGCCTACGACGAGCTCGTGCAGGTGCCGCaccacgcgctggaaaaccgactcgcgctccagctcagcaagcggcgcggcgtgtgcgtcgcgctcgtgtGCAGAAGAGACGGCAGCAAGGCCCAGTGCGCTGTCGGGCATGTTGACCATGAGCGCATGCTGCGTATTGGCAAGGCCTTCTTCCAATACCCACTGGTACGCACCGTCCTGGACTTGGATGACTGCGCCAGAGGCGGTGTGGAATATGAggcgcgaggcggcgcgcgcctcgccgatCTTGTTCACTTCGAAGCTCGCAGATTGGACGCGGCCGTGCAAATCGTGGTCGTACTGGAACGAGTAGCCCGTGATTTGGCCGCGGTGCTCGCCCGTGTATGCATCTGCCCAGAAAATGTGCTGGTTGAGCATGTGCTGGACGTCGGTGAATTGCAGACGCAGCACATAGGCATGGCCGTTGCGGTCCAGCGTGCCGTCGTACACAGCATCCACCGCAATCTCTTCAAATTCGTGTGCGGAGCGCATGTTTCCCTGCTCGTCTACGTGCAGCACTTCGGCTTTCGCGTCGTTGCGCACCGCGACGAAAAAGCCGCGGtcgccgaggccgacgtCTTCCAGACGCGAAAAGtggctcgcgcgcgccttggtcttctgcagcgtgtcttttggcgcaagcgcatctACTTGCAATGTGCGCACACGCTGGTCCTTGCCAAGCCACGCGATGTGCGgaccgccgccgcgcgcatgaAACTCGGCGGGGATGTGCGCCTTTTTTGTAAAGGGGAGCGCAAGGATgttgcttgcgccgccaggCACCTCGTCCGGCACATCATGCACATTGAGCAGCTCCCCTTGCATGGACAGCACGTAGATGCGCGGCTCCCACACAGATTTGCGGCGGTACGCACCCACGGCAAATACGCGCTCATTGTACACGATCAAGCGCGAGAGCTGCACACGATCAAGATCAGCGTCGGGCGCCCAGTGCCAGATGTACGAGCCCGAATGGATGCGGTGGATATCGTGGCCATTCGTCAGCACAAacgtctcgcgcacatgTCCGGCGACATCCACGCCGGGATACGCAAGATGGCTGCGGTCGAGGGACGAGGAGCGGTTCGTGGTATTGTGTCTCCACAAAGACGCGCCCTGCCGCCCAAGCGTACCTTCTATCTGCTCGCCGCCTTCGCCACTGAGCACTATCGTTTCGTCCTCCATCGCAAACACGCCCTGTATTTCGTGCTGGAGAAATGCACGGCGCCATACCACGCCGCCGTCACGCGGGTTCAGGGCAGCAACATGATTCGACTCCGTCACACCGATTATCGCAGTTGCCGTTTTTTCCTGCACATGCTGATCCGCACGCAGGAAACGCTGGAAGCGAGGATGCACGAATCGCTCCGCGCCATgatcgctgcgcagcggacCAATGTACGGCGTGACGTGGCCCACTAGCGGCGGGGGTGTCTTCTTAGGTGTTAGGAATTGCAAAAATGCATGTGCACCCCAGTGTTGaggaagcagcgctgcaagcagcgcaaaacaCACAAAcagacgcagcagcatgccAGGCCGCCGCCCAGCATCGCGCAGGACACGGCATTCGTCACGTGATACTGATGGAGGCCGGCCGGCCCGTGCTGTGCTACGCCCGTCATGTCGCTGCAGGTGAACTTGGGGTCGCCGGCGATCCAGAAAGCGTACGAGCAGGTGCTCGATGGCGTGAACGACTATGCAGTGCTATCGTACAAGAAACAATCGAACGACTTGGATGTCGTCGCTGCATGTAAGGGCACGCTTGAAGATATGGCCGAGGAATTGTCCGACGGCAAGATGCAGTACGCATTCGTGAGGGTCAAGGACCCCAATACGGAGCTGCCCAAGTTTGTGCTTATTAACTGGCTGGGAGAAGGTGTGCCGGAGATGCGCAAGGGTCTGTTTCCTtcgcattgcgcgagcgtcgcggaCTATTTTAAGGCGTACCACGTCACGATTCAGGCACGGACCGAAGCCGACATCGAGCCCGCTGCTATCATGCGCAAGGTGACTGATAGTAGCGGAAGCAAATACGGGTCCGCtagctcgcgcagcggcgggcAGATCGCGCCCGTGGGCACGAATTATAAGCCGGTAGGTACCCCGGATGTGCGCGGAATGCAGTCCAAGGCACCGAGGGACACAATCGCTCCCGTCGGCACTGCATACACGGCGCCacgcgacgagcttgcacaATTGCGTGCTGGCAAGCTGCAGGATCCTGGGCAGGCGCCGAGTGCGCCACGGCCGGGCCAACCGCAGCAGCCAAAGCCCGCGCAGCCATCGAAACCTGCACAGCCGCCCGCGTCGACGCCAAAGCCTGTGCCGGCGCCAGAAGAGCCGCAGAAGCCGATACAGGATGATCGCATTCAGCCTGTTGGGACTTCGTACGAGCGCGTGAATTTGGGACAGCCCAAGAAACTTTCgtctgcacgcacggctCTGTTCTCGCAGGTAGATGAGtctgtgcctgtgcctgcgcctgcgtctGCTGCAAGAGTGCCGTCGGGTGGAAAGCTCTCATGGAGTCAGCGTcaagaagcggcgcgcaacgcacaTGATGCCGAAGCGAAGAGCGAAGGTGCGAAGGAATCAACTGCGAcgactgcgccgcccgctTCCA contains:
- the ABP1 gene encoding actin binding protein (EggNog:ENOG503NUCT; COG:Z), whose protein sequence is MSLQVNLGSPAIQKAYEQVLDGVNDYAVLSYKKQSNDLDVVAACKGTLEDMAEELSDGKMQYAFVRVKDPNTELPKFVLINWLGEGVPEMRKGLFPSHCASVADYFKAYHVTIQARTEADIEPAAIMRKVTDSSGSKYGSASSRSGGQIAPVGTNYKPVGTPDVRGMQSKAPRDTIAPVGTAYTAPRDELAQLRAGKLQDPGQAPSAPRPGQPQQPKPAQPSKPAQPPASTPKPVPAPEEPQKPIQDDRIQPVGTSYERVNLGQPKKLSSARTALFSQVDESVPVPAPASAARVPSGGKLSWSQRQEAARNAHDAEAKSEGAKESTATTAPPASTPNDHLATQMADASISGSQRATVLYDYEAAEDNELTLREGDVLTHIEQVDEDWWSAKDASGAVGLFPATYVELLEEQASAAGVPPVPEAPEAPPAPPAPPAPEAPPAPPAPPAPPAPEAPPAPEAPPAPPAPEAPPAPPAPEAPPAPPAPEAPPAPPAPPAQSSPHAIALYEYEIGEDNEIELAEGDKIVDIEFASDDWWNGKNERTGLTGLFPANYVEYNE
- a CDS encoding uncharacterized protein (TransMembrane:1 (n5-16c24/25o1050-1068i); BUSCO:EOG09260QVP; COG:S; SECRETED:SignalP(1-21); EggNog:ENOG503NWQ6), which codes for MLLRLFVCFALLAALLPQHWGAHAFLQFLTPKKTPPPLVGHVTPYIGPLRSDHGAERFVHPRFQRFLRADQHVQEKTATAIIGVTESNHVAALNPRDGGVVWRRAFLQHEIQGVFAMEDETIVLSGEGGEQIEGTLGRQGASLWRHNTTNRSSSLDRSHLAYPGVDVAGHVRETFVLTNGHDIHRIHSGSYIWHWAPDADLDRVQLSRLIVYNERVFAVGAYRRKSVWEPRIYVLSMQGELLNVHDVPDEVPGGASNILALPFTKKAHIPAEFHARGGGPHIAWLGKDQRVRTLQVDALAPKDTLQKTKARASHFSRLEDVGLGDRGFFVAVRNDAKAEVLHVDEQGNMRSAHEFEEIAVDAVYDGTLDRNGHAYVLRLQFTDVQHMLNQHIFWADAYTGEHRGQITGYSFQYDHDLHGRVQSASFEVNKIGEARAASRLIFHTASGAVIQVQDGAYQWVLEEGLANTQHALMVNMPDSALGLAAVSSAHERDAHAAPLAELERESVFQRVVRHLHELVVGILRIFIDIHAASGLDKLVAMLTEARQSNAPRQLQTYTPLQLSKHTPKSGAPRVVSNDTAATLFHDRFGFRKMLVATTPYGKVYGIDQDLTTSTLVWARSLVGFGDAVHGGAPRVNITHLIPLRAAGVVVDGKAAPPVMAIVAQITQGRETDTRVFELNPLTGEVLRASDDGIAICNGLASEVVQLPPLVRTAEELHAFGAFCSHGLVVYPPDAQTIASLDALRDVFYLARPVEEHGRAMVRGNQLGAPHQAVFPLHPLWHLTLAAGEEVVSVLDASRDHIASLGRVLGDRSVLYKYLNPHARVITTRTPASQAVDVYILDAVSGAVHYHMHVPDVALEDGVHTTFTENWITLAYATSEPGESLLRRLVSVELFEDDRGQAQNTSSLARGAQTVSAYAHAFLLPYGLRAMATTRTTLGVTTKSLVVATDRDNLVLIPRRMLDARQPYGKPSQADMEEGLFPYTPMIPDESQWSLTHAYFRIPGIRLLETAPALLESSSMVFAAGIDWIYTVASPSGQFDRLQASFNKMQLVFTILGLCLGILITTPIVKMRKLNARW